In Pyrus communis chromosome 1, drPyrComm1.1, whole genome shotgun sequence, the following are encoded in one genomic region:
- the LOC137707852 gene encoding probable WRKY transcription factor 7 has protein sequence MAVDFMGYRNTSSNSSFSAKLEENAVQEAASGLESVEKLIRLLSQAQQNQHQEKYPSTAMDMDCRAVADVAVSKFKKVISLLGRTRTGHARFRRAPLTLTSGSSFQPQYQSHSQDIVVKQAPLESTEVYHATPIQQIPPPHHHHHSMVLESTMDSSNTINFSYSAATSFMSSLTGDSDSKQPMSSSAFQITNLSQVSSAGKPPLSSTSLKRKCGVGSSGRCHCSKKRKLRQKRVVRIPAISLKMADIPPDDYSWRKYGQKPIKGSPHPRGYYKCSSVRGCPARKHVERALDDPAMLVVTYEGDHNHSLSVAETSNLILESS, from the exons ATGGCCGTTGATTTCATGGGTTACAGAAACACCAGCAGCAACAGCAGCTTCTCCGCCAAGTTGGAAGAAAACGCCGTGCAGGAAGCGGCTTCCGGCCTCGAGAGCGTCGAGAAGCTTATTCGGTTGCTGTCGCAGGCGCAGCAGAACCAGCACCAAGAGAAATATCCGTCGACGGCTATGGACATGGATTGCAGAGCCGTCGCCGACGTCGCCGTTTCCAAGTTCAAGAAGGTCATTTCTCTTCTGGGTCGGACCCGGACCGGCCACGCCCGGTTCCGGCGAGCCCCTTTGACTTTGACTTCCGGGTCGTCTTTCCAACCCCAATACCAGAGCCATAGCCAAGACATCGTCGTCAAGCAAGCTCCTTTAGAGTCCACGGAAGTTTACCATGCGACGCCGATCCAGCAGATCCCGCCTCCTCATCACCATCACCACAGTATGGTGCTCGAGAGCACTATGGACTCCTCTAACACTATAAATTTCTCGTATTCAGCTGCGACGTCGTTTATGTCGTCGTTGACCGGCGACTCCGACAGCAAGCAACCAATGTCGTCTTCGGCTTTTCAAATTACCAATTTGTCCCAGGTTTCCTCAGCCGGAAAGCCGCCGCTTTCCTCCACCTCGCTGAAGCGGAAGTGCGGTGTTGGATCCTCCGGCCGCTGCCATTGCTCTAAGAAGAG AAAGCTGAGACAGAAGAGGGTTGTAAGAATTCCAGCTATAAGCTTGAAGATGGCGGATATCCCACCCGACGATTACTCCTGGAGAAAGTACGGACAGAAACCCATAAAGGGATCTCCACATCCAAG GGGATACTACAAATGCAGCAGCGTAAGAGGATGCCCGGCTCGAAAACACGTAGAGAGAGCTCTGGACGATCCGGCAATGCTAGTGGTTACCTACGAAGGTGACCACAATCACTCTCTCTCAGTTGCAGAGACCTCCAATCTCATTCTAGAATCTTCTTAG